In one window of Mesoplodon densirostris isolate mMesDen1 chromosome 4, mMesDen1 primary haplotype, whole genome shotgun sequence DNA:
- the MEX3B gene encoding RNA-binding protein MEX3B: MPSSLFAELERNGSGGGGGGGGGGGGGGGSSGGETLDDQRALQLALDQLSLLGLDSDEGASLYDSEPRKKSVNMTECVPVPSSEHVAEIVGRQGCKIKALRAKTNTYIKTPVRGEEPVFVVTGRKEDVAMARREIISAAEHFSMIRASRNKNTALNGAVPGPPNLPGQTTIQVRVPYRVVGLVVGPKGATIKRIQQQTHTYIVTPSRDKEPVFEVTGMPENVDRAREEIEAHIALRTGGIIELTDENDFHANGTDVGFDLHHGSGGSGPGSLWSKPTPSITPTPGRKPFSSYRNDSSSSLGSASTDSYFGGGTSGSAAATPRLADYSPPSPALSFAHNGNNNNGNGYTYTAGEASVPSPDGCPELQPTFDPAPAPPPGAPLLWAQFERSPGGGPAAPVSSSCSSSASSSASSSSVVFPGGGASAPSNANLGLLVHRRLHPGTSCPRLSPPLHMAPGAGEHHLARRVRSDPGGGGLAYAAYANGLGAQLPGLQPSDTSGSSSSSSSSSSSSSSSSGLRRKGSRDCSVCFESEVIAALVPCGHNLFCMECANRICEKSEPECPVCHTAVTQAIRIFS; encoded by the exons ATGCCCAGCTCGCTGTTTGCAGAGCTGGAGCGCaacggcagcggcggcggcgggggaggcggcggcgggggaggcggcggcggcggcagcagcggggGAGAGACCCTGGATGACCAAAGAGCCCTGCAGCTCGCGCTCGACCAGCTCTCCCTGCTGGGGCTGGACAGTGACGAGGGCGCGTCTCTGTACGACAGCGAGCCGAGGAAGAAGAGCGTGAACATGACCGAGTGCGTGCCGGTGCCCAGTTCCGAGCATGTCGCCGAGATCGTGGGGCGGCAAG GTTGTAAAATCAAAGCACTGCGGGCGAAGACCAACACTTATATCAAGACCCCGGTTCGTGGGGAGGAGCCTGTCTTTGTTGTGACGGGCAGGAAGGAGGATGTGGCCATGGCTCGGAGGGAGATCATCTCTGCCGCCGAGCACTTCTCCATGATCCGCGCCTCGCGGAATAAGAACACGGCGCTCAACGGCGCAGTGCCTGGGCCGCCTAACCTGCCGGGGCAGACCACCATCCAGGTGCGGGTGCCCTACCGCGTGGTGGGGCTCGTGGTGGGGCCCAAGGGCGCCACGATTAAGCGCATCCAGCAGCAGACGCACACGTACATCGTGACGCCCAGCCGCGACAAGGAGCCGGTGTTCGAGGTGACCGGCATGCCTGAGAACGTGGACCGAGCTCGCGAGGAGATCGAGGCGCACATCGCCCTGCGCACTGGCGGCATCATTGAGCTCACAGATGAGAACGACTTCCACGCCAATGGCACGGATGTGGGCTTTGATCTGCATCATGGGTCCGGCGGGTCCGGCCCAGGCAGCCTCTGGAGCAAGCCCACCCCCAGCATCACGCCCACTCCGGGCCGCAAGCCCTTCTCTAGTTATCGCAACGACAGCTCCAGCTCGCTTGGCAGCGCCTCCACAGACTCTTACTTCGGCGGGGGGACCAGCGGCAGTGCAGCTGCCACCCCGCGCCTGGCGGACTATAGTCCCCCCAGCCCCGCGCTCAGCTTTGCTCACAATGGAAACAACAACAATGGTAATGGATACACCTACACGGCGGGGGAAGCTTCTGTGCCTTCCCCTGACGGCTGTCCTGAGCTACAGCCCACCTTCGACCCGGCTCCCGCCCCACCGCCTGGGGCTCCACTTCTCTGGGCCCAGTTTGAGAGGTCCCCGGGAGGCGGACCTGCAGCTCCCGTGTCCTCTTCCTGTTCTTCCTCTGCATCTTCGTCTGCTTCGTCTTCCTCTGTGGTCTTTCCCGGGGGCGGCGCCAGCGcgccctccaacgccaacctgGGGCTGTTGGTGCACCGCCGGCTGCACCCGGGCACCAGCTGCCCCCGTTTGTCCCCGCCCTTGCACATGGCTCCTGGGGCGGGCGAGCACCACCTGGCTCGCCGGGTGCGCAGCGACCCGGGTGGAGGGGGCCTGGCCTACGCCGCCTATGCCAACGGCCTGGGGGCGCAGCTGCCGGGCCTGCAGCCGTCGGACACATCCGGCTCCTCGTCCTCGTCCAGCTCCTCCTCCAgctcttcatcctcctcctctggGTTGCGGCGTAAGGGCAGCCGTGACTGCTCCGTGTGCTTTGAGAGCGAAGTAATCGCCGCACTGGTGCCCTGCGGCCACAACCTCTTTTGCATGGAGTGCGCCAACCGCATCTGTGAGAAGAGTGAGCCTGAATGCCCGGTCTGCCACACCGCGGTCACTCAGGCCATCCGCATCTTTTCTTGA